Proteins found in one Legionella pneumophila subsp. pascullei genomic segment:
- a CDS encoding SDR family NAD(P)-dependent oxidoreductase, with product MNVVIITGAASGIGLALCRVCLQKEKTVIMVDNNADKLNKEMSEFLREFPNQVISVPCDVTQSIEVEQLSQFVYEQFGQIDWIFNNAGIMGKLLPAWELQSSDISQVMEVNLYGMVNMIRSFSPYLFKQNFRSHIINTASMYALCTGSQMSAYSMSKHAVLALSESLYFDLNRLKKPVDISVVFPSFTDTSLLSNSAKFDNSPINSQLNELLAHSRPAIEVAEHIVREVEQKRFYILPDKEVKGYCEDRTKAILLQENPHRNNVEQLMCSLLKRQSSEINL from the coding sequence ATGAACGTAGTTATTATCACAGGAGCAGCAAGTGGAATAGGGCTTGCTTTATGTAGAGTTTGTCTCCAAAAAGAGAAAACTGTGATTATGGTGGATAATAATGCAGATAAACTTAACAAAGAAATGTCAGAGTTCTTGAGAGAATTTCCTAATCAAGTAATTTCTGTTCCCTGTGATGTTACCCAATCCATTGAAGTAGAACAATTATCACAATTTGTTTATGAACAATTCGGACAAATAGATTGGATTTTTAATAACGCAGGAATCATGGGCAAATTACTTCCAGCCTGGGAGTTACAATCTAGCGATATTAGTCAGGTAATGGAAGTGAATTTGTATGGGATGGTTAATATGATTCGGTCATTCTCACCTTATTTGTTCAAACAGAATTTTCGTTCGCATATCATCAACACAGCAAGTATGTATGCCTTGTGCACAGGATCACAAATGAGTGCTTATTCTATGTCAAAACATGCCGTACTTGCCTTATCGGAATCATTATATTTTGATTTGAATCGTCTTAAAAAACCTGTTGATATTTCTGTGGTATTTCCTTCTTTTACAGATACCTCATTATTATCCAACAGTGCAAAATTTGATAATTCACCTATTAATAGCCAATTAAATGAATTATTAGCTCATTCCCGTCCGGCCATTGAAGTTGCGGAACATATAGTAAGAGAAGTGGAACAAAAAAGATTTTACATATTGCCCGATAAAGAAGTTAAAGGATATTGTGAAGACAGAACCAAAGCCATACTGTTACAGGAAAATCCTCACCGTAACAATGTCGAACAATTGATGTGTTCTTTATTAAAACGCCAATCATCTGAAATTAATCTGTAA